In Pseudofrankia saprophytica, one genomic interval encodes:
- a CDS encoding dihydrofolate reductase family protein, with protein MAKVLYSATMSLDGFIAGPGGDMSWLAEFLVEDPFIDDLVSRIKVILAGRRTFDGDDPNRGTDKEGAFQGAWQGPQVVLTHRPPATPVPGVTFVDDLGRAVAAAKEAAGDGYVNVLGADVARQCLEAGHVDEILVFVAPILLGDGTRLFAHPGGATVKLEPIQAASLPTASWLWLRVVG; from the coding sequence ATGGCGAAGGTGCTGTACTCGGCCACGATGTCGCTGGACGGTTTCATCGCGGGGCCTGGTGGCGACATGTCGTGGCTGGCGGAGTTCCTCGTCGAGGATCCGTTCATCGACGACCTGGTCAGCAGGATCAAGGTGATCCTCGCCGGCCGGCGCACGTTCGACGGCGACGACCCGAACCGCGGCACCGACAAGGAAGGCGCCTTCCAGGGCGCCTGGCAGGGGCCGCAGGTCGTGCTCACTCACCGCCCCCCGGCCACCCCGGTCCCGGGTGTCACCTTCGTCGACGATCTCGGTCGCGCCGTGGCCGCGGCCAAGGAGGCGGCCGGCGACGGCTACGTCAACGTCCTGGGCGCCGACGTCGCCCGTCAGTGTCTCGAGGCCGGCCACGTCGACGAGATCCTCGTCTTCGTCGCCCCGATCCTCCTCGGCGATGGCACCCGGCTGTTCGCCCACCCCGGCGGTGCCACCGTCAAGCTCGAGCCCATCCAGGCCGCTTCCCTGCCAACCGCCTCCTGGCTCTGGCTGCGAGTCGTCGGCTGA
- a CDS encoding ABC transporter substrate-binding protein, translated as MIRFARVLAAGCVALVMVLAGCTSERGGGSSDGGTNGTPAAQPTGAPLLLGYVTQENSAVGSFPETRIAAQAAAAYANSDLNGVKGRPIKLVTCATNGSPESSQDCANKLVSQHPVAVVGGIDVGAEAAMDVYKNAGIPYVSGSPQLNGELNSTNSFSLTGGTAAELLGITDYLTSVKKVHSVHALYVDLSGLLSIAIDYSKRILNKKGVTDVTLTSEKADAADFAPALSNAAKGNPDAIVVVFQAQACARIVQAASALNIKTPMYLIGSCASPAVARAAGGHTDNLVFASGYVPATDGDKDAAAAAFAKRVPAEQRTSGSEGSFSAVLVVRNLLETLPDPTPAALTTTLRATTEYPNVMAHPFTCDGKQIVILPSICNSAVRLLTWNGNGFTDLTGNWIDGRKLVDLVS; from the coding sequence GTGATCCGTTTTGCGCGTGTTCTCGCGGCTGGCTGCGTAGCGCTGGTGATGGTTCTCGCCGGGTGTACGAGCGAACGCGGAGGGGGTTCGTCGGACGGCGGGACGAACGGCACGCCCGCGGCCCAGCCGACCGGGGCACCCCTGCTGCTCGGCTACGTGACCCAGGAGAACAGCGCGGTCGGCTCGTTCCCGGAGACCCGGATCGCCGCGCAGGCGGCCGCCGCGTACGCGAACTCGGACCTGAACGGGGTCAAGGGCCGGCCGATCAAGCTGGTGACCTGCGCGACGAACGGCTCGCCCGAGTCGTCGCAGGACTGCGCGAACAAGCTCGTCTCGCAGCACCCGGTCGCCGTCGTAGGCGGGATCGACGTCGGCGCCGAGGCGGCGATGGACGTCTACAAGAACGCCGGCATCCCGTACGTGAGCGGCTCACCGCAGCTCAACGGGGAGCTCAACTCGACGAACTCGTTCTCGCTGACCGGCGGCACCGCGGCCGAGCTGCTCGGCATCACCGACTACCTCACGTCGGTGAAGAAGGTCCACAGCGTGCACGCGCTGTACGTCGACCTGTCCGGGCTGCTCTCCATCGCGATCGACTACTCGAAGCGGATTCTGAACAAAAAGGGTGTGACGGACGTCACACTCACGTCGGAGAAGGCTGACGCCGCCGACTTCGCCCCGGCGCTCAGCAACGCGGCCAAGGGCAACCCCGACGCGATCGTCGTCGTGTTCCAGGCGCAGGCCTGCGCCCGCATCGTCCAGGCGGCGAGCGCGCTCAACATCAAGACACCGATGTACCTGATCGGTTCCTGCGCGAGCCCCGCCGTCGCCAGGGCGGCCGGCGGGCACACCGACAACCTGGTGTTCGCCTCCGGCTACGTGCCGGCGACCGACGGGGACAAGGACGCCGCCGCGGCTGCGTTCGCCAAGCGGGTGCCGGCCGAGCAGCGGACGTCCGGTTCGGAGGGCTCGTTCTCGGCGGTGCTGGTGGTCCGCAACCTGCTCGAGACCCTGCCGGACCCGACGCCGGCGGCGCTGACCACCACGCTGCGGGCGACCACGGAGTACCCGAACGTCATGGCGCACCCGTTCACCTGCGACGGCAAGCAGATCGTGATCCTGCCGTCGATCTGCAACTCCGCCGTGCGCCTGCTCACCTGGAACGGCAACGGCTTCACCGACCTCA
- a CDS encoding transcriptional regulator has product MVAELAAAEISAAMGYPITPADFGWRGEQRTRHDLELSIAGSPQETLGILAGLSGRDVHRGGLLPEIPAFTATAFAQPALSSLTGIVARVEQASPSSPDRGQDPLDRGQDRARDSGDPTTSAAMIREVTASFRKLDARLGSREIRSHAVTFLHDRLRAVKNGPTSADLCGAFGDLAQFSGWLSQECEHQALAQRYYIQALGLAEHAGDAMLAGRVLAAMSDQTAWLGHPRQSLALAITALDRAGPAATPLVAAMLHDKHAWALARTGDEGGCMAALRELEKAVSRATPGDGPVWASHYNAGDVAECQGHCLRLLGRPAQAERSLVESRALQDPARVRSRAYGEADLALAFLQRPAPDLEGALEAAYHAVTLASGLSSARITAKLRELDNAFAEHRTLATQRWRRAAAPLLAGGRHRQAAKPVPAGADLSSTAPK; this is encoded by the coding sequence ATGGTCGCCGAGCTGGCGGCCGCCGAGATTTCCGCGGCGATGGGCTACCCGATCACACCCGCAGATTTCGGCTGGCGAGGCGAACAGCGCACACGTCACGATCTCGAGCTGAGCATCGCCGGCTCGCCACAGGAGACCCTCGGTATCCTCGCCGGGCTGTCTGGCCGGGACGTCCATCGGGGCGGCCTGTTACCCGAGATCCCGGCGTTCACGGCCACCGCGTTCGCGCAGCCAGCGCTGTCGAGTCTCACCGGGATCGTCGCCCGCGTCGAGCAGGCGTCGCCCTCCTCTCCTGACCGAGGCCAGGATCCCTTGGACCGAGGCCAGGACCGGGCTCGAGATTCCGGCGATCCCACGACCAGCGCGGCCATGATCAGAGAGGTGACCGCGTCCTTCCGAAAGCTGGACGCCCGGCTGGGCAGCCGGGAAATCCGTTCCCACGCTGTGACCTTCCTGCACGACCGTCTCCGGGCCGTGAAGAACGGGCCGACGAGCGCCGATCTGTGCGGCGCCTTCGGTGACCTCGCCCAGTTCAGCGGATGGTTGTCCCAGGAGTGTGAGCACCAAGCGCTGGCGCAGCGCTACTACATCCAGGCGCTCGGCCTCGCCGAACATGCGGGCGACGCGATGCTGGCCGGACGGGTGCTGGCGGCGATGAGCGACCAGACCGCCTGGCTCGGGCACCCGCGGCAGAGCCTCGCCTTGGCGATCACCGCGCTCGATCGCGCCGGGCCGGCGGCCACGCCGCTGGTGGCGGCTATGTTGCACGACAAGCACGCTTGGGCGTTGGCCCGGACGGGTGACGAAGGTGGCTGCATGGCCGCCCTGCGGGAGCTGGAAAAGGCTGTCAGCCGTGCGACGCCCGGCGACGGGCCGGTGTGGGCCAGCCACTACAACGCCGGTGACGTGGCCGAATGCCAGGGCCATTGTCTCAGGCTGCTCGGACGACCGGCGCAGGCCGAGCGGTCGCTCGTGGAATCCAGGGCGTTACAGGACCCGGCGCGTGTCCGTAGCCGTGCCTATGGTGAGGCCGATCTGGCGCTGGCATTCCTGCAACGGCCGGCGCCGGACCTGGAGGGCGCGCTGGAGGCCGCCTACCACGCCGTCACGCTGGCGTCTGGCCTCTCCTCGGCCCGCATCACCGCGAAGCTGCGGGAGCTGGACAACGCGTTCGCCGAACACCGGACGTTGGCCACCCAGAGATGGCGGCGCGCGGCGGCGCCTTTGTTGGCGGGCGGTCGGCACCGGCAAGCGGCGAAACCGGTGCCTGCCGGTGCCGACCTCAGTTCGACAGCACCAAAATGA
- a CDS encoding ABC transporter permease — MSTYLAALVLGLGTGAVYAALGLGLVLTYRASGVVNVAHGAFAMYATYQYAELREVGDIVFPIVGVPPRIHLTDHPSFTLAFTVSLALAGLFGLIAYLLVFRPLRSAPPMTAVVAAVGLMIALQAVAVIQFVSGSSGTDSRFLDPVLTQKPVKVFGTTVPSDRLLLAALAVAAGLVLWAVSRWTRFGLATRAVAADADTVALWGYRTELIAAANWVVAAVLAAAAGILIAPVSALNPTTYSLFVVPALAAALLGGLSSFGATVAGALALGMAQSALLQVQRDVSWLDQPGLRALLPLLLLIGVAVSRGQLVPGRVSAAAATARLPPVSPPIGARRSALTLLVGVAVGVGALFLLQGTYRLGLERSLAGAVVCLSFVVLVGYVGQLSLAQMSIAGVAGFLLARLQRSLHIPFPVAPLLATAVAAAVGLLLGFVARRVRGIDLAVITLAAGVAIQEAVFANPLITGGLAGSKVPAPKVFGLDFGVAGRGFPRVQYGLLSLVVLAACCYGVVRLRGSRFGRQMLAVRANERAASAAGVDVRRTKVLAFGISAGIAGLGGCLIGYGQGTLSFDSFGVTASLFFLAVVAVGGVTTVSGALAAGLLVPGGLLFTALDDVAGLGTYQSLICGLAVVVFAVLRPAGLAYRRPATPAVAGAHRAGRGGARSGGARGGPAPRRPGSWTGPLRRPDPPAGAVPAVPAGEPSAPGDRRPGTGVTGGATPEGDAR; from the coding sequence GTGTCCACGTATCTAGCCGCGTTGGTTCTCGGGCTTGGCACCGGGGCCGTGTACGCAGCACTCGGGCTCGGTCTTGTGCTGACCTATCGGGCATCTGGCGTGGTCAACGTCGCGCATGGTGCCTTCGCCATGTACGCGACGTACCAGTACGCCGAGCTGCGTGAGGTCGGCGACATCGTCTTTCCCATCGTCGGCGTGCCACCACGAATTCATCTGACCGACCACCCGTCATTCACCCTCGCGTTCACCGTCTCGCTGGCGCTCGCCGGGCTGTTCGGGCTCATCGCTTATCTGCTGGTGTTCCGGCCATTGCGCTCCGCGCCGCCGATGACCGCCGTCGTGGCCGCCGTCGGGCTGATGATCGCGCTGCAGGCGGTGGCCGTGATCCAGTTCGTCTCCGGGTCGTCGGGTACGGACAGCCGGTTCCTCGATCCGGTGCTGACCCAGAAGCCCGTCAAGGTGTTCGGCACGACGGTCCCCAGCGACCGGCTGCTGCTCGCCGCGCTCGCGGTCGCCGCCGGGCTGGTGCTGTGGGCGGTCTCCCGCTGGACCCGGTTCGGGCTCGCCACCCGGGCCGTAGCCGCCGACGCGGACACGGTGGCGCTGTGGGGCTACCGCACCGAGCTGATCGCCGCCGCGAACTGGGTGGTGGCCGCGGTGCTGGCGGCGGCGGCCGGCATCCTGATCGCGCCGGTCTCGGCCCTCAACCCGACGACGTACTCGCTGTTCGTCGTGCCCGCGCTCGCGGCGGCGCTGCTCGGTGGCCTGTCGTCGTTCGGCGCGACCGTGGCGGGCGCGCTCGCGCTCGGCATGGCCCAGTCGGCGCTGCTGCAGGTCCAGCGGGACGTGAGCTGGCTCGACCAGCCGGGCCTGCGCGCGCTGCTGCCGCTGCTGCTGCTCATCGGGGTCGCCGTCTCGCGCGGGCAGCTGGTGCCGGGCCGGGTCTCGGCCGCCGCGGCCACCGCCCGGCTGCCACCGGTCAGCCCGCCGATCGGCGCGCGCCGGTCGGCGCTCACGCTGCTCGTCGGCGTCGCCGTCGGGGTCGGCGCGCTGTTCCTCCTGCAGGGCACCTACCGGCTCGGCCTGGAGCGCAGCCTCGCCGGCGCGGTCGTCTGCCTGTCGTTCGTCGTCCTGGTCGGCTACGTCGGCCAGCTCTCGCTCGCGCAGATGTCGATCGCCGGCGTCGCCGGCTTCCTGCTCGCCCGCCTGCAGCGCAGCCTGCACATCCCGTTCCCGGTCGCGCCGCTGCTCGCCACGGCGGTGGCCGCCGCCGTCGGCCTGCTGCTGGGATTCGTCGCCCGCCGGGTACGCGGCATCGACCTCGCGGTGATCACGCTTGCCGCCGGCGTCGCGATCCAGGAGGCGGTGTTCGCCAACCCACTCATCACGGGTGGGCTCGCCGGTTCCAAGGTGCCGGCGCCGAAGGTGTTCGGCCTTGACTTCGGTGTCGCCGGTCGGGGCTTCCCCCGCGTGCAGTACGGGCTGCTGTCGCTGGTCGTGCTGGCCGCCTGCTGCTACGGCGTCGTCCGGCTGCGCGGCTCCCGGTTCGGGCGGCAGATGCTCGCCGTCCGGGCCAACGAGCGCGCCGCGTCGGCGGCCGGCGTCGACGTCCGGCGCACCAAGGTCCTCGCCTTCGGGATCTCGGCCGGGATCGCCGGCCTGGGGGGCTGCCTCATCGGCTACGGCCAGGGCACACTCTCCTTTGACTCGTTCGGCGTCACCGCGTCGCTGTTCTTCCTGGCCGTCGTCGCGGTCGGCGGGGTGACGACGGTGTCCGGCGCGCTGGCCGCCGGGCTGCTGGTGCCGGGCGGGCTGCTGTTCACCGCGCTCGACGACGTGGCCGGCCTGGGCACCTACCAGTCGCTGATCTGCGGGCTCGCCGTCGTGGTGTTCGCGGTGCTGCGGCCCGCGGGGCTCGCCTACCGGCGCCCGGCGACGCCCGCTGTCGCCGGTGCGCACCGGGCCGGCCGCGGCGGCGCCCGGTCGGGCGGGGCGCGCGGCGGCCCCGCCCCGCGGAGACCGGGCAGCTGGACGGGTCCATTGAGACGACCGGACCCGCCGGCCGGCGCGGTCCCCGCGGTCCCCGCGGGGGAGCCGAGTGCGCCGGGCGATCGGCGGCCCGGGACCGGTGTGACCGGTGGGGCGACGCCGGAGGGAGACGCCCGATGA
- a CDS encoding ATP-binding cassette domain-containing protein — MSGSLPNMGALVAPERGLAVDGLTVRYGRVTVVDDVSFVVPAGTIIGLIGPNGAGKTTLIDAITGFVPGSDTDGSILLDGARIESLPPHERFRRGLARTFQSLELFEDLSVSENLAVAGGAAAGGPTSSAASSQLASAVSATVGPATTGPITIGPATGPLAIGAAITDGIARAGRGGVELAAVANRLPDTLTHDERAALAFGRALAGRPRAVLLDEPAAGLDAPGRATLSTRLRALAAAGIGVLLIDHDVELVFSVCDEVVVLDGGRVVAQGPPERVRVHPAVRTAYLGTGSDGADTPAPPRPRQPAASGDTTPARPGSAAARALPPVLLDVDRVVGRYGGRRRGVLAIAGGAAPAGAPVVRDVSLTVSPGEIVALLGPNGAGKTTLIRMISGLLPPVAGTVTLLGAPTRRAAPDKLARRGLAVVPQGHGSVPTLTVRENLRLAVRHPAPRGAAGAGWPVPDAAAGPAKGTGASAGVGPSDGERTRSADATPSIGAQRAGDRIAAVLDLFPALRALLGRPAGALSGGERQQLALALALVRRPALLLVDEFSFGLAPGIVPPLLAALRRVADETGLGVLLVEQHVSLALRVADRAYVLDRGRIALHEDAAHLAAHPELIEESYFGGTAQPTG, encoded by the coding sequence ATGAGCGGATCGCTGCCGAACATGGGCGCGCTGGTGGCACCCGAGCGCGGGCTCGCCGTCGATGGCCTGACCGTCCGGTACGGGCGTGTGACCGTCGTCGACGACGTGTCGTTCGTCGTGCCGGCCGGCACGATCATCGGCCTGATCGGCCCGAACGGCGCCGGCAAGACCACCCTGATCGATGCGATCACCGGCTTCGTGCCTGGATCCGACACCGACGGGTCGATACTGCTCGACGGCGCCCGGATCGAGTCGCTGCCGCCGCACGAGCGGTTCCGGCGCGGCCTGGCCCGCACGTTCCAGTCGTTGGAGCTGTTCGAGGACCTGTCCGTCTCCGAGAACCTGGCCGTCGCCGGCGGTGCCGCCGCGGGCGGACCGACCTCCTCGGCCGCGTCCTCACAGCTGGCGTCCGCGGTCTCCGCCACCGTCGGCCCGGCCACGACCGGGCCGATCACCATCGGCCCGGCCACCGGGCCGCTGGCCATCGGCGCGGCGATCACCGACGGGATCGCCCGGGCGGGGCGCGGCGGGGTCGAGCTCGCCGCCGTGGCCAACCGCCTGCCGGACACGTTGACCCACGACGAGCGCGCGGCGCTCGCGTTCGGCCGGGCACTCGCCGGCAGGCCGCGAGCGGTGCTGCTCGACGAGCCGGCCGCCGGCCTCGACGCGCCGGGACGAGCGACCCTGTCCACCCGCCTGCGCGCGCTCGCCGCCGCCGGCATAGGTGTGCTACTCATCGACCACGACGTCGAGCTCGTCTTCTCCGTCTGCGACGAGGTGGTCGTGCTCGACGGCGGGCGGGTGGTCGCCCAGGGCCCGCCCGAGCGGGTCCGGGTGCACCCCGCCGTGCGGACCGCCTACCTCGGCACCGGGTCGGACGGCGCGGACACGCCCGCCCCGCCGCGGCCCCGCCAGCCGGCGGCCAGCGGTGACACCACGCCCGCCAGGCCAGGCTCGGCCGCGGCGCGGGCGCTGCCGCCCGTGCTGCTGGACGTCGACCGGGTCGTCGGGCGCTACGGCGGGCGGCGACGCGGCGTGCTCGCGATCGCGGGCGGCGCTGCCCCTGCCGGGGCACCAGTGGTGCGCGACGTCTCGCTCACCGTCAGCCCCGGGGAGATCGTCGCGCTGCTCGGCCCGAACGGGGCCGGCAAGACGACGCTCATCCGCATGATCTCCGGGTTGCTGCCCCCGGTCGCCGGCACGGTGACCCTGCTTGGCGCGCCCACCCGGCGCGCGGCTCCCGACAAACTCGCCAGGCGAGGCCTCGCCGTCGTGCCGCAGGGACACGGCTCGGTCCCGACCCTGACCGTCCGGGAGAACCTGCGGCTGGCCGTCCGCCATCCCGCGCCGCGCGGCGCCGCCGGGGCGGGCTGGCCCGTCCCCGACGCCGCGGCCGGCCCCGCCAAGGGCACTGGCGCTTCGGCCGGCGTCGGCCCCTCCGACGGCGAGCGCACCCGCTCCGCCGATGCCACCCCGTCTATCGGCGCCCAGCGGGCCGGGGATCGGATCGCGGCCGTTCTCGACCTGTTCCCGGCGTTGCGCGCGCTGCTCGGCCGGCCGGCCGGCGCGCTCTCGGGCGGCGAGCGCCAGCAGCTCGCGCTCGCCCTCGCGCTGGTCCGCCGGCCCGCGCTGCTGCTGGTCGACGAGTTCTCCTTCGGCCTGGCGCCCGGCATCGTGCCGCCGCTGCTCGCGGCGCTGCGCCGGGTCGCGGACGAGACGGGCCTGGGGGTGCTGCTCGTCGAGCAGCACGTCTCGCTCGCGCTGCGGGTCGCCGACCGGGCCTACGTCCTGGACCGCGGCCGCATCGCCCTCCATGAGGACGCCGCTCACCTGGCCGCCCACCCCGAGCTCATCGAGGAGAGCTACTTCGGCGGCACCGCCCAACCGACCGGCTGA